The sequence below is a genomic window from Lysobacter stagni.
ATACCGCCGAGCAGGCACAGACCCAGCACCATCACCTGGTGCGCCAGGGTCAGCTCCACGCCGAAGGCCTGCGCCAGGAACAGCACCGTGATGCCTTCGAACAGCGCCGTGCCGTGGTGGTTGGCCGAGGCGCCCACCGTGAGCACGAAGCGCGAGACCTTGCGCGGCAGCTTCAGGTTCTGCTCGGCCACGCGCAGCGTGACCGGCAGCGTGCCGGTGGACGATGCGGTGGCGAAGGCGGTCAGCAGCGCCTCCTGGCTGCCGCGGAAGAACGCGCGCGGGCTCATGCCGCCGGCGAACTTCACCCACAGCGGCAGCACGATGAACATGTGCACGCCGATGGCCAGCACCACGGTCAGCGCGAACTTGCCCAGCACCAGCAACAGTTCCCAGCCGAACTGCGCGCACAGCGCGAACATCAGGCACGCCACCGCGTACGGCGCGAGCTTGATGATCATGCCGATCAGGCGCATGCAGATCTCGAACAGGCCCTGCACCGCGTTCTTGAACGCCTGCGTGTGCGGGCTGGGCGTCATCACCAGGCCGATGCCGAGCATCAGCGCGAAGAACATCACGCCGAGCTTCTGCTTGTCGTCGACGGCGGCGGCCAGCACGTTCTTCGGGACGATGCCCAGCAGCATCTTCATGAAGTCCAGCTGCTGGCCGGTGGCGGCGATCTCGCCGGCCTTCTGCGCGCCCTGCGCCATGGCCTGGTCGAGCATCCCGCGGTCCAGACCGTGACCCGGGCCGATCAGGTTGACCATCAGCAGGCCGATGGCGACCGCGATCAGGGTGACCACCGCGGTGTAGATCAGCGTGCGCCAGCCCAGCCGGCCGAGGCTGGCGACGTCACCCAGTTCGGCCACGCCCAGCACCAGCGCCGAGAACATCAGCGGCAGCACCAGCATGAAGAGCAGCGCCAGGAACAACTGGCCCACCGGCTGCGCCACGTAGGTGACCGCGCCGAGCACGACGGGCGACCCCGGCGCGACGAAGTGGGCGAACAGGCCCAGCACCGCGCCTGCGATGAAACCGAGCATCACCTTGATGTGGAGGGGCATTCCCTTCGCGGGCATCCTGGCTTCGGGCAGGCTGACGTGGCTCATGCGGTTCTCTCGGCAAAATCAGCCGGCGAGATTACACCAGCCCCAGCGGTTCAGCCTTCCCGGCCCGACCGTGCGCCGGGGTACAGCGGCGGCACGGGCGGTGCGTCCGCCGGGGTGGACTGCCGCCAGCGCGGCCCCTTGGCGAAGGCATGGCGCAGCAACTCGCGCGCGGACACCCCGTCACCACCGCCCCAGCGGGCGCGCTGAAGGGCATCGATGGCCTCGCGCTGGCGCGGATCGTCCAGGCGCGCGCGCAGGGCATCCAGGTCGTGCACGGGCGGGCGCGCCATCGCGCACAGCGCGTCGGCCACGTCGCCGAAGTCGCCCCGGTCGATCAGGCGCTTCAGGTCCGGGTTCGAGGACGGATGCGCCTCGTCACGCGCGGGCCTGGGAGCCGCTGCGGTACGCGCATCGCCGCGGTGCAGCCCCCACACCAGCGTGAACAACCACAGCGCGGCGAACAGCAGCGCGGCGAGGATCCAGATGCGGTTGGCGCCGCCGAAATCGCCCAACGACTGCCCGGGTTGCGCGTTGCCGACGATGGCCGGCGACGCGGACGGACGCACCGCCTGGCCCGGACCCGCTGGGGGTGCGCCGGGGGCCGCGGGCCGCACGGTCCACGACAGCGGGGGCAGATCGGCGGTGCGCGCGCCACCGGCACGCACGTCCCACCAGCTCATGCGCACGCCATCCAGCCGCACCCCACCATCGCGCGAAGGCACCAGCGAGAAGCGCCGCGTGAGCTTCACGCGCGGGCGACCGTCGGTGAAACGCTCATCGGCCTGCACCGGTTCGGCGAACACCTGCACGCCGTCGATCGTCGGCAGTTGCAGCTCCGGCATCTGCGCCGCGGTCGCGCCGTCGGCGACCGCTTCGATCACCACGGTGGAAGCCGCACCCACGCGCAGCTCCTGCGGGGTGGACTGATACCGCAACTGCAGGCTCTGCAGGGGCAGCCACGGCTGCGGCGCGTTCGCCGGCACCGGCTGCACCTGCAGCACGCGCGGAGCAGCGTTGGCTTCCAGCGCCCCGCCGTTGTTGCCCAGCAGGTCATCGAAGAATCCGCCCGCGCCGCGTCCCTCGAAATGCGCAGGCGGAATGGTGAGCGGCCCACTGCGTTCGGGCACCAGCAGATAGCGGCGTTCGACCACGTTGTAACGGCGTCCGCCGACGTCACGCTGGTACTGCGCATCGTCGCCGACGCGCTGCATCGATGCGCCGTCGGGCGCGGCCTGGTCGAGCTGGCCGGAAATCAGGGGCGTGGCCGAATACAGCCGCACCACCCAACCCACGGATTGCTGCACGTAGGGGTCGGGATCGTCGGGCTCGCTTTCGATGAACACTTCTTCGCCCGCACGCGAGGCCGACGGCGCGGCCGAGGGCGCGACGGTCAGCGTGATCGGTTGCGTCTGCAGGCTGCCCACGTACAGCGCCGGCACGGTCAGCACGCCGTCGCGCCGCGGCCGCAGCGCCACCGCGTACAGCGTGCGCATCGTGCTGCGGCCGCCGCTCATCACGAACTCGCGCCGGCTGGTGTGGCCGCTGAGGAAGAAGTCGGTGAGCAGCGGCGCGTAGTCGGGTTCCGCGTTGGAGGCCGAGGTCGTCTCGATGTTGAGCGTCACCGTCTCGCCGGCAGCGATGCGGTCGCGGTCGAGCCAGGTGCGAACCTGCGCCGTGGCGTCCAGGCATACGAAAGCCAGCAGCAGGACCGCGATCCGCGCCCAGGCGTGATGCAGCACAGGTGTCTTCATCGACTTCATTCGTTGTTCCCGCCCTGCGACTGGCGGCGTTCGTGTTCGATACGGAACTTCTCGCGCAGCAGGCCGCCCGGGTCGTCCGGCACGCGACGCAACCAGGCCTCGTTGGCCAGGCGCTGCTCGCGTTGTTCGGGTGTCTCGCGTGCGAGGGCCTGTTCGCGGCGCGCCTGCTCGGGCGATTTCTGCTGCTGTTCCAGCGCGCGCTGCATGCGTTCGCGCTGCGCCGCGTCGGCATCGCGCTGCGCGTTGGAATCCGACGGCTTCGGCGGCGCCTGCGATGGGCTCTCGTGCGGCTTTGCCTGCGACGGCGCCTTCGACGTCTGTTGCTGTTGCGAAGGTGCGTCCTGCGGCTGCTTCGACGCGTTGGAATCCTTCGGCGACTTCGACTGCCCTCCGCCTCCGTCACCCGACGGCGGCTTGCGCTTCATCGCTGCCTGCACCGTGGCCTTGTTGGCGATGGCGTCGGGCATGCCGGGCTGGCGCTTGAGCGCCTCGTCGTACGCGTCGATCGCCTGCGGGTACTGTCCGGCCTTGGCAAGTGCATTGCCGCGGTTGTAATGCGCATCGGCACTGTCGAGCGACTGGTACCGCTGTGTCGCGCCGGCGAAGTCGCCGCGACGGTAGGCCTCGTGGCCTTCTTCCATGCGCGCGTGCTCGGCCTGGTCGACGCGCTGCCACCAGTCGGCGGCATGTGCCTGCGGCCATGCGATGCACAACACCACCACGGCCAGGGCGGCACGGCGGCGGAACGCGAGCAGCGACAACAGCATCAGCGGCGGCAGCAGCCAGTAACCGTCGTCCTGCCACGTGTGGCCACGCGCATCGCGCACCTGCCGGGCGTCGTCGGAAGCGGACGCCGGATCGAGCACGCCGAGCGCGCGCAGGTCGGCATCGCCGGCATCGATGGACGCGTAGTCGCCACCGCCCGCGGATGCCAGCCGCCGCAACGACGCTTCATCCAGTCGCGCCTGGGCGAAACTGCCATCCGCGCGACGGTACGTGGCACCCGCTTCCGCGCCCAGTCCGAGCACGTTGATGCGGTAGCCCTGACGGTTCGCGGCCGCGGCAGCATCGCGCGCGGCGGCATCGGCGTGGTCGGTCATCAGCAGGATCACGCCTCGATCGAAACCGGATTGCCGCAACAATTTCTCCGAGGCCTCGATGGCGCGATCGACGCGCTGTCCGTCCACCGGCATCACGTCCGGCGCCAGCGCATCCAGGAACAGCGCAACGTTGGCCGCGTCCTCGGTGAGGGGAGCCACCGTGAACGCGTCGTCGGCGAACGCCAGCAGCGCGACCTGCCCGCCCATGCGTTCGCGCAGCAGCGTGCTGGTCTTCGCACGCGCCTGCGCCAGTCGCGACGGTGGAAGGTCCGCCGCAAGCGCCGCGCTGGACAGATCGATGGCGATCACCAGCGGCGTGCGCGTCTGCCACAGCGGCTGTTCCACCTGCCGCCAGCTCGGGCCGGCCAGCGCGACCACCGCCAACACGTATGCCAGCGCCGCAACCGCCCACGCGGCGCGCACCCGCGCATCGCCGCGCTCCACCAGCAGATGCGGTAGCAGGTGCGGATCGACCGTGTCGCGCCACACGCTGGCACGACGCCTGCGCACGCGCCACCACATCGCCAGCAACGGCAACGCGAGCAGCGCCCACAGCCAGTGCGGCCTGAGCAGGTGGAAGGCGGACAGGTCGAATGCGCCCAGGTTCATGCGCGCCTCCGCCGGGGCCAGGCGAACGCCAGCAACGCGCAGGCGAACGCACCGGCGAGCGGCCATACGTAGCGTTCGATGCGCGGACGCACGGCCTGTCCCGGCTGTTCGACCGGCTCGAGGCGGTCGATCTCGGCGTAGATGCCCACCAGCTGCGACGTGTCGCGCGCCCGGAAGAAGCGGCCGCCGGTGCTGCGCGCGATGTCGCGCAGCGTGGCCTCATCGATTTCATCGCCCGCACCGGGCATCGGCACGTTGAGGCCGAAAAGCGACAGCGAACCTTCCCCGCCGAAGGCGATGGTGTGGATGCGCACGCCTTCGGCCTTGGCGATCTCGGCGGCCTTCTTCGGTTCGAGCAGGCCTGCGGTGTTGACGCCGTCGGTGAGCAGCACCAGCACCCGCTGTTCGGCCGGCTGCGCGCGAAGGCGTTTGACGGCCAGCGCGATGGTGTCGCCGATGGCCGTTTCCTGTCCGGCCAGACCGATCACGCTGTCTTCCAGTTGCTGCCGTACCGAGGCGAGGTCCTGCGTCAGCGGCGTGAGCGCGTAAGCGCGTCGTCCGAACACGATCAGACCGACGCGATCTCCGCCGCGCCGATCGAGGAAATCCGCGAGCACCGCCTTGGCGGCCGTCAGGCGATCCACCGTGCGGCCACCCAGGTCCATGTCGGGTTCGCGCATGCTGCCGGAGAGGTCGAGCGCGAGCATCAGGTCGCGTCCCACCTGCGGCGGTTGCACGGCATCGCCGAGTTGTTGCGGACGTGCCGCGGCGACGACGAGCAACAGCCAGCCCAGCCACGCGAGCCAGTTCACGCCGCCTCCGAACGCGGTGCGCCCACCGGCCCTGGCGATGCGGTCCAGGCGATCCCCGAACGGCGCGCGCAGCGCAGCCGACGCCGTCTGTCGCACCGGCGGCAATGCCCAGCGCGCGAGCAGGGGCAGCGGCAGCGCAAGCAGCATCCACGGCCACGCAAAGCCGTCGCGCAGGGACAGCAGCGGCGCCAGCATCGAGTCGATCACCAGGCCCCCATCCATTTCAGGAAGCGCTCGCGCGCGAGGCGACGCAGCGCGTCCACCTGAGCGCCATCGACCTCACGGCGGTACGCGCCATCCAGCAGCAGTCGACCGGCCCCTTCGGAGAACGGGCGCGACACCGGCACCACACGCTTGCGCTTGCTTCGTCCGGCAACGCGCGGTGCGTCATCAAGGAACGTCAGCCAGTCCTCACCTTCAAGCCGGTCGGCGAGCGGGTCCTGCCGTCGACTGGCGCGGCGCAGCAACTCGGACATGGCCGCGACCTGCGCCGTGGGCGTCCCGGCGGCATCGAGCTGGCGATCGAACCACTGTGCGATGCGGCGCTTGCGACGGCTTTCGCGCGCGCGCCACGCGACCGTGATCACCAGCGCGGCGATCACCAGCGCCGCCACGAGCCACCAGCCCGGTGCGGGCGGCCACCACGACGGCGCGGGGGGCATGTGGATGTCGCGCAGGACGAGAGCGTCGGTGTTCATCACGCCACCAGCGGCGGGTTGCGCCCGAGCAGCGGCAGCCACGACTCGCTCGCGGCGTCGGTGGACAGCGGCTGTGCCCGCACGCCGCGCGCGGGCAGCTGCGCCAGGGCCAGCTCCACCGGGCGTGCGAATTCATTGCGCCACGCCTGCCGCTGCGTGGCGACCGAGAGATCCACATCGACGCGGTGCGCGTCCGCCTGGAACGGCAGTGCTGCCCGCGGCGG
It includes:
- a CDS encoding dicarboxylate/amino acid:cation symporter yields the protein MSHVSLPEARMPAKGMPLHIKVMLGFIAGAVLGLFAHFVAPGSPVVLGAVTYVAQPVGQLFLALLFMLVLPLMFSALVLGVAELGDVASLGRLGWRTLIYTAVVTLIAVAIGLLMVNLIGPGHGLDRGMLDQAMAQGAQKAGEIAATGQQLDFMKMLLGIVPKNVLAAAVDDKQKLGVMFFALMLGIGLVMTPSPHTQAFKNAVQGLFEICMRLIGMIIKLAPYAVACLMFALCAQFGWELLLVLGKFALTVVLAIGVHMFIVLPLWVKFAGGMSPRAFFRGSQEALLTAFATASSTGTLPVTLRVAEQNLKLPRKVSRFVLTVGASANHHGTALFEGITVLFLAQAFGVELTLAHQVMVLGLCLLGGIGTAGVPAGSLPVIAMICAVLGIPAEGVGIILGVDRFLDMCRTALNVTGDLATAVVVSHRTGEVEEAEAAVVLEGEQATEGAA
- a CDS encoding BatD family protein, whose translation is MKTPVLHHAWARIAVLLLAFVCLDATAQVRTWLDRDRIAAGETVTLNIETTSASNAEPDYAPLLTDFFLSGHTSRREFVMSGGRSTMRTLYAVALRPRRDGVLTVPALYVGSLQTQPITLTVAPSAAPSASRAGEEVFIESEPDDPDPYVQQSVGWVVRLYSATPLISGQLDQAAPDGASMQRVGDDAQYQRDVGGRRYNVVERRYLLVPERSGPLTIPPAHFEGRGAGGFFDDLLGNNGGALEANAAPRVLQVQPVPANAPQPWLPLQSLQLRYQSTPQELRVGAASTVVIEAVADGATAAQMPELQLPTIDGVQVFAEPVQADERFTDGRPRVKLTRRFSLVPSRDGGVRLDGVRMSWWDVRAGGARTADLPPLSWTVRPAAPGAPPAGPGQAVRPSASPAIVGNAQPGQSLGDFGGANRIWILAALLFAALWLFTLVWGLHRGDARTAAAPRPARDEAHPSSNPDLKRLIDRGDFGDVADALCAMARPPVHDLDALRARLDDPRQREAIDALQRARWGGGDGVSARELLRHAFAKGPRWRQSTPADAPPVPPLYPGARSGREG
- a CDS encoding VWA domain-containing protein, whose amino-acid sequence is MNLGAFDLSAFHLLRPHWLWALLALPLLAMWWRVRRRRASVWRDTVDPHLLPHLLVERGDARVRAAWAVAALAYVLAVVALAGPSWRQVEQPLWQTRTPLVIAIDLSSAALAADLPPSRLAQARAKTSTLLRERMGGQVALLAFADDAFTVAPLTEDAANVALFLDALAPDVMPVDGQRVDRAIEASEKLLRQSGFDRGVILLMTDHADAAARDAAAAANRQGYRINVLGLGAEAGATYRRADGSFAQARLDEASLRRLASAGGGDYASIDAGDADLRALGVLDPASASDDARQVRDARGHTWQDDGYWLLPPLMLLSLLAFRRRAALAVVVLCIAWPQAHAADWWQRVDQAEHARMEEGHEAYRRGDFAGATQRYQSLDSADAHYNRGNALAKAGQYPQAIDAYDEALKRQPGMPDAIANKATVQAAMKRKPPSGDGGGGQSKSPKDSNASKQPQDAPSQQQQTSKAPSQAKPHESPSQAPPKPSDSNAQRDADAAQRERMQRALEQQQKSPEQARREQALARETPEQREQRLANEAWLRRVPDDPGGLLREKFRIEHERRQSQGGNNE
- a CDS encoding vWA domain-containing protein; protein product: MLAPLLSLRDGFAWPWMLLALPLPLLARWALPPVRQTASAALRAPFGDRLDRIARAGGRTAFGGGVNWLAWLGWLLLVVAAARPQQLGDAVQPPQVGRDLMLALDLSGSMREPDMDLGGRTVDRLTAAKAVLADFLDRRGGDRVGLIVFGRRAYALTPLTQDLASVRQQLEDSVIGLAGQETAIGDTIALAVKRLRAQPAEQRVLVLLTDGVNTAGLLEPKKAAEIAKAEGVRIHTIAFGGEGSLSLFGLNVPMPGAGDEIDEATLRDIARSTGGRFFRARDTSQLVGIYAEIDRLEPVEQPGQAVRPRIERYVWPLAGAFACALLAFAWPRRRRA
- a CDS encoding DUF4381 domain-containing protein encodes the protein MNTDALVLRDIHMPPAPSWWPPAPGWWLVAALVIAALVITVAWRARESRRKRRIAQWFDRQLDAAGTPTAQVAAMSELLRRASRRQDPLADRLEGEDWLTFLDDAPRVAGRSKRKRVVPVSRPFSEGAGRLLLDGAYRREVDGAQVDALRRLARERFLKWMGAW